The sequence below is a genomic window from Campylobacter ornithocola.
GCTCTTGAAATACCTTGTATATAAAAAGTATAGTTTAAATGCTCTAAGGTTGAAGCATGTTTGAATTTATTTCCTACTCGATCGATTAATTCTTTATCTTTTTCGCCACCACAATCGCCTTTGTCAAAACTTTGCCAACATGTTCTTGTCGCATGAGAGCATACAGAAAGTGGAGTATGATTTAATAATGTGATTTTCATCAAAAAATTCCTTCAAAAATAATTGAATTTTACACAAATGTTTATAAAAATAAAATTTTTTATTCGTTATAATTTTAAAAAAAGAAATTAAGGTTATTTTATGAAATTAAAACAAACTAAGTATATTTTTGTAACCGGTGGTGTTTTAAGCTCATTAGGAAAAGGTATAGCAGCAGCTTCTATAGCTACGATTTTAAAAAATTCAGGTCTAAAAGTAAGCATTTTAAAAGCTGATCCTTATATCAATGTAGATCCTGGTACGATGAGCCCTTTAGAGCATGGGGAAGTTTTTGTTACAGATGATGGAGCTGAGACAGATTTAGACTTAGGACATTATGAGAGATTTTTAAATGAGAGCTTATCTCAAGATAATAACTTCACTACAGGAAGAGTTTATCAAAGCGTTATAGAAAAAGAAAGAAGAGGAGATTATTTAGGAAAAACTATACAAGTTATCCCTCATATAGTTGATGAGATAAAAGATCGTATTAAAAAGGCCGGAGTTGATAAAGATATTTTAATTGTTGAAATAGGTGGTACAGTAGGAGATATAGAAGGTTTACCATTTTTAGAAGCCATTAGAGCTTTAAAACTTGAAGTGGGTAAATATAATGCTATTAATATTCACTTAACTTTGGTACCATTTATCAAAGCAGCAGGCGAACTTAAAACAAAACCAACTCAACATAGCGTGGGAGAATTACGCCGTATAGGTATAAGTCCTGATATGATTATTTGCAGAAGTGAAAAGTCTTTAGATAGAGAATTAAAAGATAAAATTGCAATTTCATGCGGAATTGAAAAAAATTGTGTTATAGAAAGTGTAGATGCAGCTAGTATTTACCAAATCCCACTAAATTTCTTAAAACAAGATATTTTAAATTCCATTGCAAGTTTATTAGATCTTCAAAATTTAAAACCAAATATGAATGAATGGGATTCTTTGGTAAAAAGAGTTATTGCTCCAAGTAATGAACTTAGTATAGCTTTTGTAGGAAAATATGTTGATTTAAAAGAAAGTTATAAAAGTTTAACAGAGGCTATAATACATGCTGGAGCAGCACTTGATGCAAGAGTAAATTTAAAATGGATTGATAGTGAAAAATTAGAAAATGCAAATGTCGAAGAAAGCTTTAAAGATGTAAGCGGAATCTTAGTAGCAGGCGGTTTTGGCTACCGTGGGGTAGAAGGAAAAATCAAAGCTATACAACATGCAAGAGAAAATAAAATTCCATTTTTAGGAATTTGTTTGGGTATGCAGCTTTCTTTAGTGGAATTTGCACGCAATGTTTTAAAACTTGAAGATGCAAATTCTCATGAATTTAATCCAAATTGTAAAAATCCTATTATCTTTTTGATTGATGAATTTATTGATACAAGTGGAGAAAAGCAAATTAGAACAAGTAAAACTCCACTTGGTGGAACTATGCGTCTTGGGGCTTATGAGTGTCATATCAAGCCAAATACACTTTTAAGTAAGGTTTATGATAATCAAAAAAGCATAAAAGAACGTCACCGTCACCGCTATGAAGCTAATCCAAAATACAAGGAAATGTTTGAGAAAAATGGACTTATTATAAGTGGAGAAAATGAAGGCTTGGTCGAGGCTATAGAGCTAAAAGATCATCCATTTTTCTTAGCAGTACAGTTTCACCCTGAATTTACTTCACGTTTAGTTAGGGTTAATCCTGCTATTTTATCTTTTATCAAGGCATCTTTAACAAATCATGCTAAATAAAGCCAAAATAAAAGAAATCTTACACCAACGTTTTATCAACGATACGCATGTAAAGCTTTGTGATTTACCTATGCCATCTTGTTTAAAAGATGTCTATAAGGGTGCTTTGCGTGTTAAAGAAGCAATTGAAAAAAACCAAAAGCTTGCTATTGTTGGAGATTATGATGTAGATGGAGTGATTTCTTGTGTGATTTTATCTGAATTTTTTGATGATATCGGATATGACTATGTGGTTAAAATTCCAAATCGTTTTAAAGATGGATATGGTCTAAATGAAGAAATCATCAATGAGCTTGATGGGGTAGATTTAATCATCACTGTAGATAATGGTATAGCAGCATTTGATGCAGCAGAGCTTTGTTTGCAAAAAGGAATTGACTTAATCATCACTGATCATCATATGCCCCCAGTTACTTTACCAAAAGCTTATGCTATTATCAATCCCAAACAACAAGATTGCGAATTTCCTGATATTGAAATTTGTGGTGCTCAAGTGGCTTGGTATTTAGTCGCTGCGATAAAAGAAGTATGTAAGATTAATTATAATATGTGTAAATTTATAGAGCTTTTATCTATTGCAATTATTGCAGATATGATGGAACTTAGAGATTTAAATAGGGCTTTAGTTAGAAAAGGTATAGAGTGTATCAATGATTCTAAGCGTGTAGCATTTAAAGCGATTAAGCAGTATTTTGGTAAAGATAAATTTGAACTAGACAATATTAGCTTTTTAATTGCACCTTTGATTAATAGTGCAGGTAGAATGGATGATGCGATTATTTCTTATAAATTTTTACACTCTAAAAATATTAATGAAGTTATGGGATATTTAGAACAAATTATTGCTTATAATAATAGCCGTAAAGATGAAGAACGCGAACTTTTTAGGCAATGTTTAGATCAAGTTGATGAAAATGATCCTGTGATTATTGTTAATGGTCAAAATTGGCATGAAGGTGTTTTAGGAATAGTTGCAAGTCGTTTGGCAAAACATTTTAACAAGCCTGCCTTTGTTTTTTCAGAATGTGAGCAAAAGGCTAAAGCTAGTGTTAGAAGCGTAGGTAGGATAGATATTTTAAATGTTATAGAACAAGCTAAAGAATTTGTTTTAAGTTATGGTGGACATAAAGGTGCTGCTGGGGTTTTAGTAGAGCTTGAAAAATTTAGCATTTTTAAAAATAAACTTTATGAAATTTGTCAAAATATTCCTAAAGATGATTTCTATAATGCTGATGAGATTCTAGGTAGTATTGATCCGAATGAAGTTGATTTTGAACTTTTGGAAATACTAGAATTTTTTGAACCTTTTGGGCATAAAAATCCAAGACCATATTTTAAATTTGATAAGCTTTTTGTAAAAAATAAAAAAAGACTAGGTAAAGAAGAAAATCATATAAAACTTATTTTAACACAAGGAAATAAGACTTTAGAAGCTTTATTTTTTAACTTTGATTATGAACCAGAAATTGGGGAAAATATTGATTTTATAGCTAGTATTTCCAAAAATAATTTTAGAGGTTTAATTACGCCACAACTTACCATCAAAGAAATTCTTAGATAATTTATTAACTTAATTATATATTTTTATTTATAAATTTTCTATAGCATAAGCATTATAAAGGAGTAAAATGTTAAAAAGAATTTTATTACTATTAGTATTTTTTAATTTTACTTTTGCCTTTGATACAAAAATTTTTATAGGCGATACTTATATACCTGAAAATTTCTATAAGTATGATAAAGACTTTAAAGCAGCGGCTAGAAAATATAATATACCTATGGCTTTACTTAAAGCCATAGCTTTAACGGAAAATGCTACATATAAGCATAATATCATCGGTAAAAATAAAAATCAAACAAGAGATTATGGTTTAATGCAAATTAATAGCATTCACTTAAAACGCTATGGAATTGATGAGAAAGAGATTGTAAAATCTAGTGTAAATATAGACACAGCTGCAAGATTGCTTCATGAGATTATACAAAAGTATGGTTTTAGTTGGAATGCTATTGGAAGATATCATTCAGCAAATGATAAATACAAAAACATCTGGCTTGATAAAGTAATGAAGAATTTAGTTGCTATAGTTTTAAAAGATAGTAAAGATCTCTTTGTAATGGAAAAATTTAGAGCCTTTAAACTTGCTTCTCTTTTGATGAATGTAGATAAAGAACAATACAGATTTTTATTAGCAAGTAATAATTAATAAAACAAGAAATTATAAATTTTCTTGTTTTAAGGCTTCTGCTTGATAATAAGCGATTAGCGGTTCAATAATCTCATCAAAAAGACCACTTTCTAAAATTGCATCAAGTCTATATAAAGTAAGATTTATTCTATGATCACTAATTCTATTTTGAGGGAAATTATAAGTGCGTATGCGTTCACTTCTATCGCCACTTCCAACTTGTGATTTTCTTGCTTGGCTTTCTTTTGCTAAGCGTTCTTGTTCTTGCATTTCAAAAAGTCTTGCTTTTAAGACTTTCATGGCACTTTCTTTGTTTTTATGTTGGCTTTTACCATCTTGATTTACTACAACTATACCTGTTGGAATGTGAGTGATTCTTACAGCACTATCTGTGGTATTTACGCTCTGTCCACCATGACCGCTACTACGCATTACATCGATTTTTAAATCATTTGGATTGATTTGAATTTCAACATCATCAACTTCAGGCATAATAGCCACTGTAATAGCTGAAGTATGAACTCTACCTTGAGATTCTGTCTCGGGCACTCTTTGAACTCTATGTGTTCCACCTTCATATTTTAGTCTTGAATAAGCACCATTTCCTTTGATGAGAATGATGATTTCTTTAAATCCCCCTACGCTACCTTCGCTTGAGCTCACGATTTCGTATTTATAGTCGCGATTTTCTGCATAGCGTATATAAGCTTTTACTAAGTCCCCAACAAATAAAGAAGCTTCATCGCCACCTGTGCCTGCACGAATTTCTAAAAAGATATTTTTATCATCATTTGGATCTTTAGGTAGTAAAAGAATTTTTAATTCTTCTTCAAGTTGTGGTTTCAAAATTTCAAGATTTTTAAGCTCTTCTTTTGCAAGTTCCCCTAATTCAGCATCGGATAAAAGAAGTTTATTTTCTTCTATATCATCTAAGGTTTTAATATATTCTTTTGCTTTTTCTACTATAGGTTCTAAATTTTTTTGCTCTTTAGATAGAGCTGTCATTTTAGAAATATCATTAGAGATATTAACATCGCTAAGAAGAGTATTTAACTCATCAAAGCGTGCTAAAAAAGGTTTGAGTTTATCAGCTAACATTAAATTATGCTAATTTATTTACCAATAATGCTAATCTGCTAACACGGCGTGATGCAGTTTGTTTTTTCAAAAATCCGCGACTTACCATAGCGTGAATACTTTTATTAGCTACTTTTAATGCATTTTGTGCAGCTTCTTTATCATTGTTTGCTGCTGCTTCACGAACAGCTTTTGTAATGTTTTTTAATCTTGTTCTATAAAATCTATTTCTTTCAGTTCTTTTGATAGTTTGTCTTGCTCTTTTTTCAGCAGATTTATGGTTTGCCATAATTTTCCTTTTTTATATAAATTAAATTGCTAATTATACAAAATTAAAATTAAATTTTAATTAATTTAAGTATTTTTAAAGTATTAATTTTAATATTTGACATCGTTTGTTTTTAGAAAATCTCGTAGTTTTTCATACTCACTATTTTCTAAGTAACGATACTTTCCAGCTTTTAACATGCCAAGATCTAATGCCCCAAATGCCACTCTTTTAAGATCCATCACTTCTAAATCAAAATACCCAAAAAAACGTCTTAGCTCTCTATTTTTACCTTCATTAATGATTACTTTTAGCTTCGTATAGCCTCCACTAGAACCAAAAATTTCAAAGCCTAAAAATGGAGCAAAACTCATTGAGGTTATTTTGGTTTTAGCGTGAGCTCCTTTTTTTTCATTTTGAATTTCTAAGCCATTTTGCATAGCTTCGATGACATTTTTATCTATGCTGCCTTTTACTTTTAAATAATATTCTCTTTCTAAATCACTATGCATAAGTGCATTTGCTATCACAGGTGAGTCAGTTAGTAAAAGTAAACCTTCACTTGCAAAGTCAAGCCTTCCTATGCTAAGCCAAGTACTAAATTGTTTTGGCAAAGTATGATAGATGGTTTTTCTACCTCTATCATCTTTTTTACTAACTATTTCACCTTTTTGTTTATGATAAATGATGACTGAAAATTGTGTTTTTTTATGGAGTTTTTTACCATTGATAAAAACTTTATCTTCGGAATTTACACTATCACTTAGCAAGGCTGTTTTTTTATTGATTTTTACTAAGCCTTGCTTGATTAGTTCATCAGCCTCACGGCGAGAATATTTGCTATTGTGTGAGATGAATTTATTAATTCTCATTTATTTTGCCTTAGTTTGTTTGAAAAATTAATTCGTGATTTTAACATTTTTATTATTTGCATTTGCTTTTTATAAGAAATTAAAAACATGAAAAGTATCAAAGAAACAATAAAATTGAAATATATTCCATTAGAAAAAATATTGATTATGGTATCGATATTTTTTATAGTATTTTGAGAAAAATAATATGGTAAATATATTAATGCATTTACCATAATGCTTATCAAAAATGTAAATTTAAAAAGTCCTAAAGCATAAAAAATACACTTTATACTATAACTTAAATGAAAAATAATATAAGCAAGATAAAGAGATTTTATAATGTTGGAAATTTGGTTATTTAAATTTAATCCTACTAAATTTGCTATGATATCAATATAAAAATAGCTTGTGATAAATAAAAATACAAAAATGTTATTTGTCAAAAATACAAAAATCAATTTGTTTTTAAAAGAAATTTTATCTTTTCCTGCAATAATTTTTTGAATAATATTGCCAAAACTTAAAATCAAAGCAAGTATAATTCCCCAAAAATAAGCCATAGCTGTAAAGTATTCACTATTTTTGTGCATTAGATTTAAACTTGTTAAAATTACAACTATATAAGATGTGTTGTCTAAGAGTTGTTCTATAGCTGGATACATATGTTCTTTTGAAAAGAATTGTTTTTTAATATACATATAGTAGATTTTGTAATTTTTTATTAAAGACTTATATATAAAAATTTTTGTTTGTACGCAATAATATATACTACTTACTATTAATACTAAATTAGAAAAAATAGAGCTTGTATTTACAGAATATACACCAAAATCTGTATAGTTTAAGAAAATAAGATCTATAAAAAAACTAATGGTAAATTTTAATGAAACAAATAAAACTAGTATGTTTCTTTTTTCTTTTATTAAAAACAAGGTGGTAAAAAACAATACAACAAATTCTAAGCAACCATTAAGCCATTGAAAATATAAAAATAGATAGTGTGAATTTATATCATAATTAACAATTTTTGCAATTAACCAAATACCTCCGCTCCATCCTATGCAAATAAATAAAAAGCAAAAAAGTAAAACAAAGTAAAATATTTTTAGTGGATTTTTTTTATTTTGCTCCAAAAGATAGAATAATGGTGCAATTAAAAAGGCTTGCAATATTTCTAATGTAGCTTGAAGCCAAGTTATTTGAGAAAGAATATCTAATTGGTTTATATCGCTTTGTATAAAATAAATTCTAAAAAATTCATTGATTTTTGGTAAAAAATATAGTAGTAAAAAAATGAAGAAATAGGATATATTATTTTTTAATAATTTTAAACAATCATTTTTTAAATTTCTCATTGTTTTTAACTCTAGAAAATTTAAAATTATCCAAAGTTTTATTGTAAAAAACTTTGGATGGTAATTACATCACAAAAATAGTTGGTACTATGGTTGGATATTTTTTGATTTTTCTAAAAATATGCTTTCTTAGTACTTGTCTAATTTGAGCTTCTAAAACTTTCGGATTATCTAAAATTTCATCTTTTACATTAGGGAAAAATTGACTTAAAACATCACTCATTTCTTTTGAGAATGCTCCATCTTGTTTATCAGCTACCAAGCCATAACTAAATACTCTTGGCTTATTAATAAGAGTTTTACTTGCTTTATCAAGCTGAGCGATGATGACAACTATACCGCTATCTGCTAGTTTTTGTCTATCAATTACCACATCATCTGCGATTTGTTTGTTGATTTGATTATCTACAAAGACTTTTCCTGTTTTAACTGTTTTTACACGTTTGATGTATTTTTGGCAAAGTTCTACTTGATCTCCATCACTCATTAAGTAGATATTTCTTTCAGGTATGCCACATTTTAGTGCGGTTTCTTTGTGCTTGTTGATATGATTGTACTCTCCATGTACTGGTAAGAAAAATTTAGGTTTTACTAAAGTTAGCATGAGCTTTTGTTCTTCTATACTAGCATGTCCACTTACATGAATTTCACTAAATTCTTGATAAGCTACTTTAGCTCCTGCTTTTAAAAGAAAATCAAGCACAGCAGAAACATTTGCTTCATTACCCGGTATTGCTTTAGCTGAAATGATAACTTGATCGCTAGGTTTGATTTTGATAAATTTATGCTCATCAGTTGCCATTCTATATAAAGCACTCATGGTCTCGCCTTGACTTCCTGTTGTGACAATTAGTACTTCATTATCTTTATATTTGCTTACTTCATCTGCGTCAATGAAAATTTTTCTGTCAAGCTTGATATAGCCAAGTTCCATAGTAGTATAGAGATTTCTTTCCATAGAACGCCCTATAACACATACTTTTCTACCATATTTTAAACCATAGCTAATAGCTTGATATACACGGTGGATGTTAGAACTAAAGGTACTCATGATTACCCTGCCTTTAGTTTTGGCAAAAATTTGATCAAAAGTAGGCCCTACGGAGCTTTCACTTTTTGTATAACCTTCTTTATATGAGTTTGTACTATCGCTTAAAAGACAAAGCACACCTTCTTCACCATATTGAGCTAAACGACTTAAATCCGTTGGATAACCATCGATTGGTGTTTGATCTATTTTAAAATCTCCTGTGTGAATGATGGTTCCTGCTTTAGTTTTAATAGCTAAAGCACAAGCATCGATGATAGAGTGGGTTATATGAATCCATTCTAAATTAAACTCACCTATTTCATAAATTTGTCTTTTTGTTATAGGTCTAAACCATTTACGCTCAGCTTTTAAACCATGCTCTTCAAATTTATTTGAAATCATACCTAGTGCTAAAGGTGTTGCATAGATAGGAAATTGAAATTCTTTGAAAAAATATGGCACAGCACCGATGTGATCTTCATGAGCGTGAGTGATGATGATAGCACGAATTTTGTTTTTAATCTTTCTTACATAGTCAAAATCAGGTATGATAATATCTACTCCATGCATGGTTCCATCTGGAAAACTCATACCTATATCAACAATAATTGCATCGTTGTTGGTTTCAAATATAGTAATATTTCCACCAATTTCTCCAAGCCCACCCAAAGGAGTAATACGAATTTTGTGTTCACTTGAGTTATTATATTTTAAAGGGTAAAGTCTTAGCTCATGCATGATTTTATTAGCTTCTATGCTTTTAGCAAGTTCTATTTGCCATTCTTCATTACCATTTAGTTTAGAAGGTAAATTTCTATTTTTTTTCTTTTTCTTTTTCTCTTCATTATTTTCAGCTTGAGTATTTTCTACTTTTGTTTCATTTTTAATTTCACTATTTTGTTCTTGATTTTGTGAGTCTTTTTTTCTTTTATTTCTAAATTTATTAAATTTTTTAGGTTTATTTTGCTCTTGATTTTTGTTTTCTTCGCTCATAGTCATCCTTTAAATAGTTATAAATTTTAAGGTATGAATCAACGCTAATTTCATGAGCTCTTGAGGTAGAAGAGATGTTTAGTGCTTCAAATGCTTTTAAAATTTTTTCTTTTTTATTTTTAAAATTAGATAAGAGTTGTTTTCTAGGATTTTGA
It includes:
- a CDS encoding CTP synthase is translated as MKLKQTKYIFVTGGVLSSLGKGIAAASIATILKNSGLKVSILKADPYINVDPGTMSPLEHGEVFVTDDGAETDLDLGHYERFLNESLSQDNNFTTGRVYQSVIEKERRGDYLGKTIQVIPHIVDEIKDRIKKAGVDKDILIVEIGGTVGDIEGLPFLEAIRALKLEVGKYNAINIHLTLVPFIKAAGELKTKPTQHSVGELRRIGISPDMIICRSEKSLDRELKDKIAISCGIEKNCVIESVDAASIYQIPLNFLKQDILNSIASLLDLQNLKPNMNEWDSLVKRVIAPSNELSIAFVGKYVDLKESYKSLTEAIIHAGAALDARVNLKWIDSEKLENANVEESFKDVSGILVAGGFGYRGVEGKIKAIQHARENKIPFLGICLGMQLSLVEFARNVLKLEDANSHEFNPNCKNPIIFLIDEFIDTSGEKQIRTSKTPLGGTMRLGAYECHIKPNTLLSKVYDNQKSIKERHRHRYEANPKYKEMFEKNGLIISGENEGLVEAIELKDHPFFLAVQFHPEFTSRLVRVNPAILSFIKASLTNHAK
- the recJ gene encoding single-stranded-DNA-specific exonuclease RecJ, producing MLNKAKIKEILHQRFINDTHVKLCDLPMPSCLKDVYKGALRVKEAIEKNQKLAIVGDYDVDGVISCVILSEFFDDIGYDYVVKIPNRFKDGYGLNEEIINELDGVDLIITVDNGIAAFDAAELCLQKGIDLIITDHHMPPVTLPKAYAIINPKQQDCEFPDIEICGAQVAWYLVAAIKEVCKINYNMCKFIELLSIAIIADMMELRDLNRALVRKGIECINDSKRVAFKAIKQYFGKDKFELDNISFLIAPLINSAGRMDDAIISYKFLHSKNINEVMGYLEQIIAYNNSRKDEERELFRQCLDQVDENDPVIIVNGQNWHEGVLGIVASRLAKHFNKPAFVFSECEQKAKASVRSVGRIDILNVIEQAKEFVLSYGGHKGAAGVLVELEKFSIFKNKLYEICQNIPKDDFYNADEILGSIDPNEVDFELLEILEFFEPFGHKNPRPYFKFDKLFVKNKKRLGKEENHIKLILTQGNKTLEALFFNFDYEPEIGENIDFIASISKNNFRGLITPQLTIKEILR
- a CDS encoding lytic transglycosylase domain-containing protein, yielding MLKRILLLLVFFNFTFAFDTKIFIGDTYIPENFYKYDKDFKAAARKYNIPMALLKAIALTENATYKHNIIGKNKNQTRDYGLMQINSIHLKRYGIDEKEIVKSSVNIDTAARLLHEIIQKYGFSWNAIGRYHSANDKYKNIWLDKVMKNLVAIVLKDSKDLFVMEKFRAFKLASLLMNVDKEQYRFLLASNN
- the prfA gene encoding peptide chain release factor 1, encoding MLADKLKPFLARFDELNTLLSDVNISNDISKMTALSKEQKNLEPIVEKAKEYIKTLDDIEENKLLLSDAELGELAKEELKNLEILKPQLEEELKILLLPKDPNDDKNIFLEIRAGTGGDEASLFVGDLVKAYIRYAENRDYKYEIVSSSEGSVGGFKEIIILIKGNGAYSRLKYEGGTHRVQRVPETESQGRVHTSAITVAIMPEVDDVEIQINPNDLKIDVMRSSGHGGQSVNTTDSAVRITHIPTGIVVVNQDGKSQHKNKESAMKVLKARLFEMQEQERLAKESQARKSQVGSGDRSERIRTYNFPQNRISDHRINLTLYRLDAILESGLFDEIIEPLIAYYQAEALKQENL
- the rpsT gene encoding 30S ribosomal protein S20, whose translation is MANHKSAEKRARQTIKRTERNRFYRTRLKNITKAVREAAANNDKEAAQNALKVANKSIHAMVSRGFLKKQTASRRVSRLALLVNKLA
- a CDS encoding pseudouridine synthase yields the protein MRINKFISHNSKYSRREADELIKQGLVKINKKTALLSDSVNSEDKVFINGKKLHKKTQFSVIIYHKQKGEIVSKKDDRGRKTIYHTLPKQFSTWLSIGRLDFASEGLLLLTDSPVIANALMHSDLEREYYLKVKGSIDKNVIEAMQNGLEIQNEKKGAHAKTKITSMSFAPFLGFEIFGSSGGYTKLKVIINEGKNRELRRFFGYFDLEVMDLKRVAFGALDLGMLKAGKYRYLENSEYEKLRDFLKTNDVKY
- a CDS encoding ribonuclease J codes for the protein MSEENKNQEQNKPKKFNKFRNKRKKDSQNQEQNSEIKNETKVENTQAENNEEKKKKKKNRNLPSKLNGNEEWQIELAKSIEANKIMHELRLYPLKYNNSSEHKIRITPLGGLGEIGGNITIFETNNDAIIVDIGMSFPDGTMHGVDIIIPDFDYVRKIKNKIRAIIITHAHEDHIGAVPYFFKEFQFPIYATPLALGMISNKFEEHGLKAERKWFRPITKRQIYEIGEFNLEWIHITHSIIDACALAIKTKAGTIIHTGDFKIDQTPIDGYPTDLSRLAQYGEEGVLCLLSDSTNSYKEGYTKSESSVGPTFDQIFAKTKGRVIMSTFSSNIHRVYQAISYGLKYGRKVCVIGRSMERNLYTTMELGYIKLDRKIFIDADEVSKYKDNEVLIVTTGSQGETMSALYRMATDEHKFIKIKPSDQVIISAKAIPGNEANVSAVLDFLLKAGAKVAYQEFSEIHVSGHASIEEQKLMLTLVKPKFFLPVHGEYNHINKHKETALKCGIPERNIYLMSDGDQVELCQKYIKRVKTVKTGKVFVDNQINKQIADDVVIDRQKLADSGIVVIIAQLDKASKTLINKPRVFSYGLVADKQDGAFSKEMSDVLSQFFPNVKDEILDNPKVLEAQIRQVLRKHIFRKIKKYPTIVPTIFVM